The Pleuronectes platessa chromosome 11, fPlePla1.1, whole genome shotgun sequence DNA segment AATATGTGAACTGAGCTCAGGGATGACTCAGTTTCCCCAGAAGGAGTTTTCAGTGTGGCTGAGTGGAGCTGCGGGAGCTGTGAAGTAGCTGCACTGAATCACAGTCTCAGAAGTAGCAGATAAAGCCCGCCCCGTCTCCAGTGTTGGGCTCCGTCGGTGCTGACTCTGTATAGGGTTTTCACACTGGAACAGTTCGTGTGTGTTAATTAAAGCTGCAGATTTAAAAGCCTGTTGGATGAGGTTAAAGCTTTGCTCTCAAAccacatcattcaaaactaacACACTACCTAATGAATACCAGGAACTAATGATGTCACTAGGACAGGGCAAGCAaagaataaacatttgtttatttgtgtgtgtgtgtgtgtgtgtgtgtgtgtgtgtgtatgcgtgcgtgcgtgcgtgcgtgcgagtGGTTAGGGGGCACCTCAAGCTCACACAAATGGTAAAGATGCTTCTGGCTTAGTAATGCAAGAAAACATATCAGGAAACTtttcacatgctcacacacacacatgtcagctTTGCTTTGCTCGCTGATATTTTAGCAGGGATATATTTTCTTTGACAGATAATGTGGCACTGTTACTGATAGTGAAAATTGCATTCAACGCAAGTAATCGAGTTATCTGACTCATAACCACCATGCTTCATTGTTCTGCAATAGCTTTTTTTCAGCTTTCAATTTCTGCACTCAGCAATCCTGGAGTTCTTTAAAAGTTTCCATTTTAGGGGCCCAAATGTGTGGACTGAAGGTAATTGTATGGATGTAGCCACACATCCTTCTGTGAATTTTCCCCATTAATCCTCTTTCTTCCCTGTCGAGTCTGATTtgggatgatttaatgaaacACCTACATGTAGAGCGATCTATAAATTAATTAACTCGACACTGAAACACTGATTGTCTTTAAAATGGAAaatcaaaaaaaacacttgaaagAAGTAAACAGTAGAAAATCCACAGGTGCAACCATGCTCTTGAGCCAGGATCACATCTGTGTGTCGTGTCTTTGAATTTCCGTGGGTGACATTATTCCCATGATCCATGCGACAACATTGATTTTACAGTAGGAGTTAACAATAGTGTGGAGTAAATCATTACAACATCACTAACAATGTGGATGGAGACACAATATTAAAAGTGAATGAGTTAAAGTGAATGTAAAACATCCATGTCAGCGCAGTTAAAGATTGTGAGTCTGCTCTGGCTCTTTATAGTCccatgtctctgtgtctgcctTCCATTCAGCTGCCAGCTACAGAAAAAAATCATCATGGTAATCATCTGACACAATAATCCAATGTTGCTCTTCCGTCACATTAATCGCACACTTTAAAGCGATCTGCACTTCCTCTTTAATTCTACGTATTTGACCCCCCAAATCTGTAATAGCTGTGATTTAATTTAGCTATTTAACCTGTAATTCCAGCAATATTTATTGAGGAGTGAGGGGGAGAAAATTGGGCCATTAGCCGCCCCAGATGAATACACTGAGATGAAAATGAATGGCGCTAACTGCCAGTTGACCTTCGTACAGGATTTCTAGCAGTtccttctctccccttttttATTAGGGACAGCCACAGTAATTATAGCAAATTGAATCATAGTGAAAACTGGAATCAGTCAGTAATGAGAGTTTTATGCTGTGTGAAACTAAGCCAGGaaggagcaacacacacaaaggagaaGAGCGACTGAAGTAaagaaggatgaggagggagacaTGTATGTTCGTGTGTATTGTTTCTCCTCCATATGGCTGCTTCTGGgggacaaacacatacacacgcacgcacaggcacacacacaccaatgcaGTACAGTATGTTTAATGTCAAATGCTAACACACTGTGACTATGCATGATCGCATTGTTTTTCTTAGCAGTGACACAACTTCAGCTGTGAAAATATGAGTCTAAAATTATCAATCCTTTAAAAGAAATGTCGGAAAAAAGAAAGTCGTTTTTATCATCcacaacagaacacattttccatttcacTCACACTTGTTGAAACAGGTTGTGCTGCcattgtgtgagagaaagacagagataattgtgtgtgtgtgtgtgtgtgtgtgtgtgtatgtgagagagagggagagattgtGTGAGCCAAAGAAAACACAGGCAAAGGGCCAGACTGCACTTCCACAGATATAGAGCAGCTCTAATAGGAAGCAGAGAGATAGATATGACAGACAGAGGTCACTTCCCTTCAACATCTGTATGTAGTATAAGTTCTCTCAAAGTAATATCTTATAACTTCACCATTTTACTCTCTATCCATTTAAAACTGTAGAAATGACTATATTCTTATGTATTTCCTTTGTACTTGCAATTTAATTAGATGCTATAGGGAAGTTAGCCTATTATTATGAAATAGAACAATATAACAATGGCTAATAGGAATTAGGTAATTTAGTGCTTTATTTACAAATTTGGGTAATTAGATATTATATTGTACTGTAATTTATACAgtataatatattcatatacTACTGCTAATTATTTCAGACTTTAGACTATATATTTTAACTGTTCTTATTATTAGTAATTGTAATATTtgacataatatatataatatttttattattaaaaaaatctcaAGTTCTATTATTGTAATATTACCACAACAgcaatacatatatttatcaaAAGGTAATCTAATGTTGCTTAtacaaatgttgttttgttaaaatattaaaagccACATCCCTGTCTGGTGAAATAATCTCTTGTAGGATTCTAGAATCCTCTTAGGAAAAACATCCTCTCATTGTGGCTTAACATGCGAAAATGTTCTGaagcatttaaaatgtgatatcaatcaatcaaatattatttgtatagcccatattcacaaattacaattcgtctcatagggatATCATCTGATTACTGTCAAACTTCTAAAAGACTGAATGATGAAGGAGCCATTGTTGGCCATTCTTTTTGAAATAGCAAAGGCCACTTATATTGGTTTAAATAGCTTCTATTACGTCATCTGCAGCATTTATAGGCAGTCTTTACAACTTTCAGACCTGCTTAGTGACTTTTTCTCACCCAGTCATGAAACTTTGGGATAAACCTTACCTAATTTCAGTCGAATAAAAGCTCAAGCTCAGGTTTTCCCTCCACAGACACACCTCTTTGTCTCATTCAACTGACTGGCTTAGAAGTTACTGCTAGTTAACAAGTCTTAGTCGTCTTTGGCTGAGAATCATTTTGAGTTATTCCACATTGGCTCTGttgtctgaaaacacacaagaacATTTTAATAAGAACGGTTTTATTCGGATTACAGTTAATCTTAAATAATTTAGGCTATATGTGAAAACAGAGATTGGCAGAGAAGCAAGCATATATTAAGCAAGATGTTAATACAATGATACAAATACAATGCCATGATGTCATTCTGATTAGCTCATTATGTCATCTAGTGACATTTTTTGAGCAGGATTACTCTCTAGTGAaagtatatttgtgtgtgtgtgggtaaaaTGGACAATATTTGTACAGTGCTttgtacatatacacatacatatacacaggGCTTCTatatgcagcactttctctaatatcatcattcacacactgtcagcacaactgccaggggcaatttgggtttCAATATCTTGCACAAAGAGTGcagaggagccagggatcaaaccactgacctttTGGTTAGAGGACAACCCTCTCTACCTCTGTGTATGGACCTAGACTTGTTTAGTATTGCATTCTGCTCTGATTTATAATGCATATGTGTCTGCACCAGCCATTGGCTGTTGGCATTATGTTTTTCGGTTGTCTGTCCCTACATCCCATTCTTTAGAACACCATATCACAAGAACGccttggtacaaacattcactttaacTCAAGGATAAACTAATCAAGATCAGAGATCACGGTAAACTCCCCAAATATGTGTTTGGCCTCTTTTGCGTAAGGGAAACTCTTCAGATTTGGCACACATGGTCACTTGGACCCAATgatgaactgatcagattttggtgctgtaggtcaaaggtcaaggtcactgtgacctcatgtTTCTGTGATGTAATATATGAGGAATGCCTGAAGGGAATTCTCTAAAATTTGGCACACAAGTTAATTTGGAATTACTGATAACTGATGTATTTGTTAAATCTGATAGATTTACTTTAACTAATATTAGGTTTGACATATTTCCATTTTTAGACTCCCATCTGTAAAGAAAAGCATTGACTCTTCTGAATTATTTCTTCTAgtagcaagcacacagacagacagacagacagacagacagacagacacacacacacacactctctctctctctctcctaaacTTACCCTAGCCATAACTTAACCTTTACCCTAACCTGACCCTAAACGTGACATTAACTTAGTccttttttgtccccataaggaagacaatcttaataataaatacaggTTCCCACAACACGAGTAATATGGAGACCACATAGCGCACAACCTGGAAATGTACATTCAGTATTTCATaattcaaactgtgtgtgtgtgtgtgtgtgtgtgtgtgcatgcgtacgtgtgtgtgcatgcgtacgtgtgtgtatgttttagtcagaaacagagaggagagaaggaaagaaagtaTCTGCAAATGCCAATGAggtagtgtgttttttttctttgagtgttatatatgtgtttgtgtgtgacacaCAACACTCCATAAAACATGCTCTGTGCATCTTACCAAATAATGTAATGAGcagtcctctctctttctctctctctccctctgtttttttcATATGGAAATAGGAAATAATGGGGTGATTAAATAGAGTCGTATATTAAAGTACAGCTGACATTAGAATTAGCATAATGTGCTCTCGCCTCAGGCTGCATACTTTATTTGCCATCTGCGTTGGTCTCCCTTCCCCCAGgagggcgcacacacacacacacacacacacacacacacacacacacacacacacacacacacacacacacacacacacacacacacacacacacacacacaattcccccaaacaaatacacacacacaattccccCAAACAAATACCCTTACCCGTTCATTCCACTGTGGCCAGAGAGAAATGGCGTTCAGTGCAGAAACACAtactttctctatctctctctatcactctctctgtcccacactcacacacacaaatgcctcTGTTCCTAATTGTTGGGCAGAAATGAACGTCAGCTGCCCCTTAAATGACTTCTGTCGGTAGATGAGAAGTTCAGCTGAAGGACTGAGGATGGAGAAGCATCTCAGCTCTCCCTTCATCCTCAGTCTCTTTTACTCACGGATCAAAGGATTGAGTGAAAAGAGAGAGTAACAGAAGGTGCGGGTTCCTTTTTTTGGTGTTGTGGGTCTTGAGTTTTAGTAgtaaaacagtgtgtgtgtttgtatgtgtacgagagagaaagagagagagagagagagacatagaaaGCGTAGACAGAAAGGTGCAGACAAAAGCTGAGGCGTGGGGAGCTGTTATTttcattgtatgtgtgtgtgttgggggggggggggggggtgctgtccACTATAAttaagtcaaaaggctttacaGGACTGTGGAGGTGAACAGCTGTTCCGCCTCTTGCCTTTCCTCCTTAACACACATACGCACTCACAAaccacactgactcacacaaaCGGGTGAGCGACTGGGTGAAATGTTTCAGTGAGGAGAGGTTAACTGTCTAACAGGGGGGATATTAAATTACTGAGATGCTTATTGTTGAATTATTTAAggtaattttattttgtgcgtttttctttcaaaagccaaaatataataaaatataatattttgagGCTTGTATATACATTTGATcaacatttacattattttattattttgtaattttttccaatataataaaaaataatattaatacaaagagACTGAACTTTAAATCTTCAAACATGTTGGATGTAAATATAACGTATGCATCTTTATTCTTTCATTTGGGCAggtgtggctcagggggtataGCGGTACTCCtgagcccctggtggctgtgccATTCTCATAGAAGAAAGTGgtaaagtgttaaaaaaaactgtactgtaaagcggtcatcaagactagaaaagctctatatgaatacagaccatttaccatattcAGCACATTTAATGCTTGTGTGTAGCTTTTATACCTGGTATACTCACTGTAGGAGAGCTCCTCTTTATTCGAGATCAAGCTCAGTTTTTTCATGGTGGTAGCAAGTTACCTAGGAACAGCGGGACCCATTCATATGTCCTGTATCTGTGTATGTGCACCATTACAACATTTGCGTTAATTAATTCTTAAAATCACAGATCATATATCCCCTCAAAATTGTGTTCTTGCCATTAATTGTCATTGATTGACAAATTAAAGAAGTCTTTGATTGTAGAGTAGGTATTTAAAATTCCAAACAAGTATGTCACTTTTAAATTCTGGGACAGTCAGAGGTGATCGGACAAAccaatttttacattttctagtcaaattataataaaatccACACtataatgtaataacaagtgtttctCTCAGCTGATTTTATCTCTTCcaaagatccaggaatttgatAGCTTAGTATTAGATTATCACAGATTCTTTGCTCGTAGGGATTGTCAGTTTTTTAAAATTCATACACATACATGTATACATCTTCTTTCATGCTTGCTGTaaatctaaacacacacaaacacaccgttGCAGTTTGTACTTTGAGAATCACAATACTGTTTATGAGAGATTTAACGCCTCATGTTGGCCAATCCAGTATCTGTGAGAGGGCACCTCTCAATAGCATGATAAGTAGCATTTATGTGACCACATGAGTAACTAGAAATAAGCTGTTGTAGAAAAGCTATAGTTCCTGACAATTTTAATAACGAATGGTGTCAAGTTTACTAAtaaggtatttaaaaaaatgaataaatgtttacTTTTGTGACTGAAAATATGTGTTACTTCAGAAGGCTTGGCCATCTCTCACTCATGTTTTAATCGCATCAAATAAGTGAGTAGGTCTCGGTTGAAATATTTCAagtattttctctttctgtgtcgCAGGTGGCAGGGATGAGCCTTCCAGCTATATATGTACCACATGCAAACAGCCCTTCCCCAGCGCCTGGTTCCTGCTGCAGCATGCCCAGAACATCCATGGCATTCGCATTTACCTGGAATCCAACCCCTCTAGCACAGCCCTCACTCCCCGCATCACTATGCCTCCGCCCATGGGCAACGACTCCATCCCACAGTCCCCCCTCACCAACTTTCTTGGGGACAACAATCCTTTCCATCTCCTAAGGATGACAGGTCCCCTGCTACGGGAGCCTCCCCCAGGTTTTGTGGAGAACCGCCTTCCCAACACACCTCCGTTTGTCAGCCCCCCTCCCCGCCATCACCTGGACCCCCACCGGCTGGAACGCCTTAGTGCAGAGGAAATGGGCCTCATCTCCCAGCACCCTAGTGCCTTTGAGAGGGTGATGCGGCTAACACCTATGGCCATGGAGTCCCAGTCTATGGACTTCTCCAGACGATTACGTGAGTTGGCAGGGAACAACAACAGTACCACACCACCATTATCACCCAGCAGGGCAAACCCTATGCACCGACTACTAAACCCCAACCCCTTTCAGCCCGGACCAAAATCTCCCTTTCTTAGCACACCCCCTTTACCACCAATGCCCCCAAATAGCACCACTCCTCCCCAGACACAGATCAAGGTCAAGTCCTGTGAGTTCTGCGGTAAGACCTTCAAATTTCAGAGCAACTTGGTCGTGCATCGGCGCAGCCATACCGGAGAAAAACCTTACAAGTGCCAGCTGTGTGACCACGCCTGCTCTCAGGCAAGCAAACTGAAACgccacatgaagacacacatgcacaagtctGGATCCCTGACCGGGCGCTCAGATGATGGACTGTCTACTACGAGCTCTCCAGAGCCAGGTACAAGTGATGTCACAGGTGAGGGCATGAAGAATCGTGACGGGGACTTCCAGGGGGAAGGCaacgaggaagaagaagaggaagaagaagaagaggaacttGAGAATGAGAGTCGACCAGAATCCAACTTCAGCATGGAGTCTGAGTTCTACCGCAACAGGGAGAATGGTTCTAAACCATTATCAGAGGAGAAGTCATCACTCGCTCTTGAGAAGATGATGGAGGGTGGGGGCCTCAACTCTATACAGCAGTACAATAATTTAATAGTTGACAATCGTAAAAGGATGCCCTTCTCAAAGAGGGGCTCAGATGGGCTGCGGGAAACTGGGGATGAAGACTCAGTGGCTTGCGAAATAGACCACCACCAGCAGGAAGAGAGGACCACCATTAATGGCCGGAACTGTGGCTCTGGTGACTCTTTCTCGGGCCTGTTCCCTCGTAAGCCCACACCCATCACTAGCCCCAGCCTGTCCATCTCTTCAAATAAGAGGATCAAGATTGAGAAGGACTTGGATCTTCCTCCAGCACCCCACATTCCCTCAGAGAACGTCTACTCCCAGTGGTTGGTGGGCTACGCTGCCTCGCGACACTTCATTAAGGACCCTTTCCTAGGTTTCACCGACTCCAGACAATCTCCCTTTGCCACCTCCTCTGAGCACTCATCAGAGAATGGCAGCCTGCGGTTCTCAACACCTCCGGGTGACCTGCTGGATGGTGGCCTTTCCGGCCGCAGCGGCACCGCCAGTGGGGGCAGCACACCGCATCTGGGTGGAGGTCCGGGACCAGGTCGACCTAGCTCCAAGGACAGCAGGAGGTCTGACACCTGCGAATACTGTGGAAAGATCTTCAAGAACTGTAGCAACCTGACGGTGCATCGACGCAGTCACACAGGTGAAAGGCCCTACAAGTGTGAGCTGTGCAACTATGCCTGCGCCCAGAGCTCCAAGCTCACGCGCCACATGAAGACACATGGCCAGCTTGGTAAGGACGTCTACCGCTGTGACATTTGCCAAATGCCCTTCAGCGTGTACAGCACtctggaaaaacacatgaaaaagtGGCATGGAGAACATTTGATGACCAATGAGGTCAAAATTGAACAAGCAGAGAGAACCTAAAACAGGTTATTTATTTCCATAATCTGTGCCAcactttgacttaaaaaaaaaaaaaaaaaaaaaaaaaaaaaaactaaatggggAGCTGGATACTCTTTTTCTGAGATTCTCATTTTGGGTTAATTTTGGGTTTTGCCTAAGAAACtgccagtttaaaaaaaaagaaaaccaattgAAGCTGTTTAAACTGCCTCATCTGGAGTTCCTTTTAAAACAATCAGTCAGTTGAGTTTTAACATATGTGGAGCCTTTAACTGTGCAataatttctgtatttattggattttgtatttttgcatgtgcaggtaaattttttatttaggcTTTTTCTATTTGTAATACTTTGACTTTAACTTACTCTATGTTTTAGTAACCCACATTATATCTTTagaacctttttctttttcttaaagtCAATTTTAATTATACCTTTCAGGCTGCCACATGTAGGAAAATTGAATATTAAGCGAAAAATTTGCTTTCTCGAAGAGAAGCTGAATTCAATCTTCAAGTTGGCAGTGGTGTTAACTGAGATTGCTAGAattagtttgttttgtgtgacgATGATATGCGGACAACAATCCTTGGCCTTGTAGCATGAGCTAATTCTTAAACATGTCAATATAATTGGAAATGTAGCACTGAGTGTCATATTTGACAGTAAATGTAAAATCAAAGCGGTTTCTTCCTGAGAACACCATAACCAGCCAGAAGAAACAGATTCTAGATAAGGCAGCTGCTGACTGGTACATAGTACCAAATCTTGACGAAGCTACAACCATCCCTCATCTCTTCTCCTTGCCACACCCCTTCCACTTATTACAAACTAACCAATTGATTATATTTAGCATGAAGCAATATGATCTAGGGTATATTATTTATTGAGTGTAAAATGCCCACGAAGCCATGCATAATACTTAGAGAGATGGAAGAACCAGATATGAGAGCGAGCACAGGGACATCTCAGGGTGAGCAAtactacttttatttatttatcccacTCCTGTGTTTCAGAGtcatttacatttcatcataAATTGAAATCTTTTGAGACAGTTATGTCCTCTTGCCCTTGCCTACCTGCTTAGTGACAAGCTATATACTATTTCAAAGAGGGGGATAACATGATTTAGTTAGGTGAGGGCTAAATATATGTGCATACTATGGCAGATGTCAATACTTTAGCTGGATTTCTGCAGGAAatgtatcaatcaatcaatcaaattttatttgtatagcccatattcacaaattacaattcatctcatagggctcaATGTATGTCTCACATTTTATtcttcaaatttatataaaaagaaatgagCAGTACATTTTGACTTGTATTGTTATATTGGTTAATCTGATTATGAAGTCACTCTGCAGGAATTCAAATTCTTCAAAGCTACATTTGTATGGGACAATTTTGTGTAGAAGAGGGAAATGTGTATGTTTGCTGAAATAGTAGGACTAAACAAGCAACACCAGCTCGCTCCATgctccttttttaattttacataTCATAACCCCTAGTTTGATTTCATAATGgcactttttaatttttaaatcagATCTAATTTATTGTTGTCAATAAACAAATTACAGAGCTCTTAACAACAGACCTGCACCTTTTGttttcagtcagacacacacagaaagatggTCAGAAAAAGTGACTAAAAGGGTCTAGAGCTTGGGATCTACTGGCATTGAACTGCCCAGGGTTGTTAGGCATGGCTTTCCCAATGCtggcacacaaaaaaaaataatgatgataataatgatgaatCCAGAACAGTTTTTGTACTGCCATTCAGTTTGACATGAGTGTGCCTTGAATAACAATCTTCTTATTTATTGTCGAAGACAAATGCAACAGATTTATAAAGCATCAAATTGAAtgagataattttttttgttgatgtgtAATTTGAcattacaattatttaaaacaatacatatGAAACGATGCTGAATTTAGGTTAGGAGTGCCCAGCACACTacttatgtgtctgtgtgtatatgtgtattcaTATGTACatataaagacacaaacatatatagatatataacaAATTCCTCACTCATAAGAACATGTTTGTCCCTCAACAGAAAATCCCAGGAGTGAACAAAAGCCACACAAAAAGTCAAGGAAGACCTGGACAGAAATCAGGAACTACAGAAGCTAAAAAGGATTTTAGTGAACTGTGTCTTAAAATAAGTTTACAGTATTGAAACAAGTACAAGGGTAAAataatatttgtgtgtatttgtgttttgaacaaaaaagtattttttttctagGTTTGCTTTTAAAGTTCCTCTGAATGCCATACTGGCGACGTGtgtattgtttatatatatataatttaattttttccctctttttaatTTTGGTGACGGGGttttagtatatatatatataaatatatatgaatatatataaatttttTCTTGTTTACTGTCAAAGTATACCAGTATTTGTAATATTGGAGAATGCCTGGGCATtttacaaaaatagaaaaaatattgttttgaat contains these protein-coding regions:
- the bcl11ba gene encoding BAF chromatin remodeling complex subunit BCL11B a, producing MPPLANGCYDKMSDRGGGSPTLQGLHHHGQRVELRKVLEPVEIGIQVTPEEEEEEEVGGRGRGGQGGERRERTPIKGICPKQENALAGGRDEPSSYICTTCKQPFPSAWFLLQHAQNIHGIRIYLESNPSSTALTPRITMPPPMGNDSIPQSPLTNFLGDNNPFHLLRMTGPLLREPPPGFVENRLPNTPPFVSPPPRHHLDPHRLERLSAEEMGLISQHPSAFERVMRLTPMAMESQSMDFSRRLRELAGNNNSTTPPLSPSRANPMHRLLNPNPFQPGPKSPFLSTPPLPPMPPNSTTPPQTQIKVKSCEFCGKTFKFQSNLVVHRRSHTGEKPYKCQLCDHACSQASKLKRHMKTHMHKSGSLTGRSDDGLSTTSSPEPGTSDVTGEGMKNRDGDFQGEGNEEEEEEEEEEELENESRPESNFSMESEFYRNRENGSKPLSEEKSSLALEKMMEGGGLNSIQQYNNLIVDNRKRMPFSKRGSDGLRETGDEDSVACEIDHHQQEERTTINGRNCGSGDSFSGLFPRKPTPITSPSLSISSNKRIKIEKDLDLPPAPHIPSENVYSQWLVGYAASRHFIKDPFLGFTDSRQSPFATSSEHSSENGSLRFSTPPGDLLDGGLSGRSGTASGGSTPHLGGGPGPGRPSSKDSRRSDTCEYCGKIFKNCSNLTVHRRSHTGERPYKCELCNYACAQSSKLTRHMKTHGQLENPRSEQKPHKKSRKTWTEIRNYRS